The stretch of DNA AAGTAATAAAAGTATTTGAACCATTATCCAATGAAAGAAGATTAATAATACTAAACTCGCTTTTAATGTCAGATAGGACATATTCCGAACTATCAAACATTACTGGAATACGAGGGGGCAATTTATTATTCCATTTGCGAAAACTTCAGTACTCCAAATTAATATCTCAAAATCATGAACGAGGGGACTATTTTTTAACTTACAAAGGACAAAAGATTTTGAGTTTGATATATCAAGTTTATTACATAATTAGGGAAGACTAGATAATAATAAACGAATAAACGAATAAATGGCTGAAAATAATTAAAAAATAACTAAAAAATAACAAACAAAATTTAATTTTTAAAATTAACTATTATTTAAAAATTATGGCGGGGATATAGTGGTTAATCTAAAAAAAATGGTTAAAAAAGACGTTAATAAAGCGTATATCGCTGCTACATTAAACGCCACGTTAATCGGTTTGACATTCTTATTTACCAAATATGCCTTAGTATATGTAGAGCCTTTTGAAGTATTGTCCCTTAAATTCATTATAGCGTTTACTTTTCTAGCATTTATATTAAAATTAGGTGTAAAAAAGGTTAATTTTAAAAAATTATTGGAATTTAAAAAAGAAATGTTGGCTTTGGGAATATTTCAACCAGTGTTATTTTTTGGTTTTCAAGTTTTTGGACTTAAATATTTAGGTATTGCACAAGTCGGTATATTATATTCGATAGCTCCTGTAGTAACCACCATTTTCGGGATACTAATTTTAAAAGAAACCATAAATTTAAAACAAGCAATGTTTATGGCAATTTCTATTATTGGGATAATATATATTTATATTATGAGAGGTATGGGTGGTTATTTCAATCCTGCGAATGAATCTAGCATATTGGGTGTTATATTTATATTAATTTCCATATTTGCGACTTCAATGTATGCCGTATCTAGCAGGAAGCTTTCTAAGAACCTTGACCCAATAACAATTACCTATGGTATGATGTTAATAGGCGCGATTGTTTTTACAGCGTTAAATATCGGAATTTCGGCATTTTATGGCGTTCCAAATATATTTACTAAATTATATGTTTTAGGTCCCGAACTATTAAATGTTAACTTTATATCATCTATATTATATTTAGGTATTGTAGTATCAGTTATTACGTCATTCCTGGTTAATTATAGTTTAAGTAAGATAAAAGCTGCAGAATATTCAATTATATCAAAATTATCGGTTGTAGTATCTATAGTTTCGGCAATTATATTTATGAATGAGATGGTTGCCTTATATCAAATTATAGGGGTTTCTGCAGTGATATTGGGCGTAATAGGGGCTAATTATTACAGTGAACACTAGGAAATAAAAATAATAATAAAAAATAGTATTAAAAATAATAATAAAAATAATAATAAGAATAATACTAAAAAATAGTATTAAAAATAATACAAATTATTTAAAAGTACAAAATAATATATATTAGATAAATATGGTTAAATAGGGTTAAAACAGGAATAATAATGTAATTGGTGAAACAATGGATAAAAAAACTAATGATATTGTCAATAATAATACCAGTAATTTTATCAATATAAATATTAATAAAAATAATGAATTGGGGAAAACATTAAACAACAGCTCTTTATCTAACAAACATATTTACGGACTTATTAGTGGGATAAAAACAAATTCATTTACCAAAAAAACTTTAGGGGAACTTTTAAACGAAGATAAACCTGCAGTTATGGTAAATGGGGAAAGACATAGGATAAAACAGAGAGAATTAGATTATCTAAAAGATATTGCTTCAAAAGATTTGAAAATACCAATTGTTTTACAGGTAGATTCTAATTTAAACGAAGGTACTATTAAAATAGAAGGAATAGATGAAGTAAATGTAATTTCTAAAATATTAAAGAAAGAAATTAATAAATTTGAAGAAAATAACTTATTATACATATATAAACCAGAATTAAGAATCGTTAGGCAAAAATTGCCAACTACTACAACTTATTTGTTCAGAATGGGTATAGATTAAATTTACATTACCCTTTTGTAAATTTTAATTACGTTATTTATTCGTCGTATGTAAAAATTTCTTCAATCGATACATTAAATAATTTTGATAATTTAAACGCAATAATCAATGAAGGGTCATATTTGCCCTTTTCTATCGCAGAAATGGTCTGTCGAGTAACCCCTATTTTTTTGGCAAGTTCGTCTTGCGTTAAATCATTCATCGCTCGAAAAACTTTTATTTTATTGTCCATATTATCACAATCTTTTATTTTTTATTATTTAAATATCTCTTATAAATACCCTATTAATCACACCGTCTTGAGCGACCGATTAAACCGTATTTTTTACCGAAATAATATTTAAATCCGATAAATGAAAGTAATAAAGCCATAGCTGACCAAGAAAGTGCTATACCTGTAGTCACGTGCCCCTCCCAAGGTTGTGCATAAACAGGCGCTCCGTCAATAAAACTAAGTATAGAGACTATATTCATTAGTATTAAACCAACTACTGCAAAAACCACTGTACATAAACCCAATGAGGCATTAGCTGCTTTTTCACTTACTTTTAAAACTAGTTCATCTACAAGAACTTCTTCTTTATCTAAATTTCTTCTCAATAAGAACATAAATAGCATTCCAGACAATACTGCTCCAAATACTACTAAAACTTCTTTTATTGTTACACCGTACATTGTCAATATTGCCACGTAAGCCATAACAAGTAATCTGTACTTCTTATATGATTCGTAATTCATAATATCACCGATTTTAGGTCGTATAGGTTAAATACACATAATAAAATTTATATTGTTTAAATTAATTTAATTTTTTTATTTTTTTTATTTTATTTTTTTATAGTAGTTTTATATTAATTCGTAAATTAATGTAGTATTTTGTGTAAATTTATTATTCCATTTTGTAGTAAAGTATTTACAAAATGTAAAAAATACTTATAATTATGTAAAGTATCTTTTACATTATGATATAGTATTGATGTTATATATAAAGTTTTTGTATAATGTTTTTGTAATAAGTTAAAATATCATCTGTTTAAAATTTGGCATACTTTAAAATAGTTAAGATAGTTTATATATAATCAAGATAATTATTATTTAAAACGTAATTATGTGTGAAATTATGAAAAATACTGACGATTTATTGATTCCGATATATATTATGCGAAATAAAATATTTAAGAAATACATGGTACCGAGTGATTTAACCATTATAGAAGCTTTAGAATATTTAAATAACAATGGTTACGAGATAAAATATCGTTCATCTTGTAAGGCTGGGCAGTGTGGTAGCTGTGCGGTTACAGTTGACGGTTTGCCAAAATTAGCTTGTAAAACTAAGGTAAAAGAGGATATGAAAATAGAACCTCTTAGAAATTTTGATTTAATTGAAGATTTGGTAGTAAATAGGGAAGAATACTATAAAGCTCAAAAAGAATTTGAAAATTGGATTCATGAAACTTCTGAAGTTGAAGAAGAAAAAATTGAAAAAATTGAAAAAAATAAAGAAAATAACGATAAAAAAGACAATTTAAAAATTCTTAGTGATGAAGATTTATTTAAAAGTATTTCAGATATTGGGAGCGTTAGAAACTGCATTGACTGCATGAGTTGTATGTCTACTTGTCCGGCTCGAATGTATTCTGACTACATGGGACCTACATTTATGCGTTTATTGGCAAGATATGCCAGGGATGCCCGAGATAATAAAGATAGGGTAAAAGAAGCTTTTGAAAAGAATTTATACAACTGCACAACCTGTGGAAGATGTATAAAAGTATGCCCCAACAATATTGATACGGTGCATAATGCCGTTGAAAAATTGAGGGAACTTTCATTTAAAAAAGGCTTATATTTAGAGAATCATCTCGATGTTAGGAAAAATATCACCGAAAATCCTGCTAAAAGAACTGTTACAAAACCTGAAGCTCCAAAAATTGGATTCCTCGAAGATGTGATTAATAATCCTAAAAAATTTAATAATGAATTCACTGAAAAAATTGTTATTGAAAATAAGGATAATATCAATAAAAGCGTTGAATATGTGGCAAAAAACTCAAAAGTTACTGTTGCATTATTTACGGGCTGTTTAATGGACTATAGACTTCAAGAATTGGGAATGTCCGGGATAAGGGTGCTAAATGCTCACGGTATATCTGTAATAATTCCGATTAATCAAGTTTGCTGTGGTTCGCCACTTATAAGAACCGGTCAAACCGATGTAGCAAAAGAATTAAAAAACATAAATCTTGGTATATTCGATAAGTTATTTGCCGATAAATCACTTGATAGCATCGTTACACTATGCGCAGGTTGTGGCAGTACCTTAAAAAACGACTATGGTGAGAAAGAATTCGTAGTAAAAGATATTACGGAGTTACTTGTTGAAAAAGGTCTATTAAATTACAAACCTTGTAAGTTAAAAGTTACATATCACGACCCTTGTCATTTAAAAAGAGGACAGGACATATTCGAACAACCACGTATCATATTAAATAGTATCCCCGAATTAGAGTTCATAGAAATGGAAATTCCCGACCAATGCTGTGGTGCAGGTGGCGGTGTTAGAAGTGGAAAACCTGAAGTAGCCTACAAAATTGGTGAGAAAAAAACAGAAATGATACTAGAAACTAAAGCGGATTACGTAATAACCGTTTGTCCATTCTGTAACTACCATATTGCAGACTGTCTTAGTAAAGTTTCTAATATACCAGTTATGAACATCGTTAAATTACTTGATAAGGTTATTTAATAAATTTAATTAAAAAATTTATTATAATATACATTATTTATCTTAAAATAATAAAATTACATAAAATGGTAGTATTAAAAATTATAATGGTTTAAAATCCAATGGTTTAAAAATTATAATGGTGGAATTATGGAACAACTTACACATGTTGATGAAAATGGCGTAAAAATTGTAGATATTTCTAAAAAAAATGATGTATATAGGGAATGTACTGCTAAAGGACTTATAAAATTAAAAGATTCTACAATTAAAGCAATTGTAAAAAATGAAATTGCAAAAGGAGATGTTTTAACAACTGCTCAGGTTGCAGGAACAATGGCAGTTAAAAATACGTCAAATATGATTCCAATGTGCCACCCAGTACCCATTACTTCAGTGAAAGTTAGATTTGACGTTAATGAAGAAGAAAATACTGTTGAAGCTACTTGTAATGTAAAAAGCACTTATAAAACAGGTATTGAAATGGAAGCACTTACTGGAGTTAGCGTTGCTCTTTTAACCGTTTGGGACATGGTTAAAGCTGTAGAAAAAGACGAAAATGGTCAATATCCTGATACCAATATTTTTAACATAAGGGTTGTTGAAAAAATTAAAAGAGATGTTGAATAATCAATAATTGATTATTAATTATTCTTTTTATTATTCTTTTTATTATTCTTTTTATTATTCTTTTTATTATTCTTTTTATTATTCTTTTTATTATTCTTTTTATTATTCTTTTTATTGTTATTTTATTTATTAGCACTTTAGTATTATTTTAATTCTATTTTTTATTTATTTATTCTTTATTATTTTTA from Methanococcus voltae encodes:
- a CDS encoding DMT family transporter: MVNLKKMVKKDVNKAYIAATLNATLIGLTFLFTKYALVYVEPFEVLSLKFIIAFTFLAFILKLGVKKVNFKKLLEFKKEMLALGIFQPVLFFGFQVFGLKYLGIAQVGILYSIAPVVTTIFGILILKETINLKQAMFMAISIIGIIYIYIMRGMGGYFNPANESSILGVIFILISIFATSMYAVSSRKLSKNLDPITITYGMMLIGAIVFTALNIGISAFYGVPNIFTKLYVLGPELLNVNFISSILYLGIVVSVITSFLVNYSLSKIKAAEYSIISKLSVVVSIVSAIIFMNEMVALYQIIGVSAVILGVIGANYYSEH
- a CDS encoding DUF61 family protein; translated protein: MDKKTNDIVNNNTSNFINININKNNELGKTLNNSSLSNKHIYGLISGIKTNSFTKKTLGELLNEDKPAVMVNGERHRIKQRELDYLKDIASKDLKIPIVLQVDSNLNEGTIKIEGIDEVNVISKILKKEINKFEENNLLYIYKPELRIVRQKLPTTTTYLFRMGID
- a CDS encoding helix-turn-helix transcriptional regulator: MDNKIKVFRAMNDLTQDELAKKIGVTRQTISAIEKGKYDPSLIIAFKLSKLFNVSIEEIFTYDE
- a CDS encoding DUF2178 domain-containing protein, which produces MNYESYKKYRLLVMAYVAILTMYGVTIKEVLVVFGAVLSGMLFMFLLRRNLDKEEVLVDELVLKVSEKAANASLGLCTVVFAVVGLILMNIVSILSFIDGAPVYAQPWEGHVTTGIALSWSAMALLLSFIGFKYYFGKKYGLIGRSRRCD
- the tfrB gene encoding fumarate reductase (CoM/CoB) subunit TfrB, whose product is MKNTDDLLIPIYIMRNKIFKKYMVPSDLTIIEALEYLNNNGYEIKYRSSCKAGQCGSCAVTVDGLPKLACKTKVKEDMKIEPLRNFDLIEDLVVNREEYYKAQKEFENWIHETSEVEEEKIEKIEKNKENNDKKDNLKILSDEDLFKSISDIGSVRNCIDCMSCMSTCPARMYSDYMGPTFMRLLARYARDARDNKDRVKEAFEKNLYNCTTCGRCIKVCPNNIDTVHNAVEKLRELSFKKGLYLENHLDVRKNITENPAKRTVTKPEAPKIGFLEDVINNPKKFNNEFTEKIVIENKDNINKSVEYVAKNSKVTVALFTGCLMDYRLQELGMSGIRVLNAHGISVIIPINQVCCGSPLIRTGQTDVAKELKNINLGIFDKLFADKSLDSIVTLCAGCGSTLKNDYGEKEFVVKDITELLVEKGLLNYKPCKLKVTYHDPCHLKRGQDIFEQPRIILNSIPELEFIEMEIPDQCCGAGGGVRSGKPEVAYKIGEKKTEMILETKADYVITVCPFCNYHIADCLSKVSNIPVMNIVKLLDKVI
- the moaC gene encoding cyclic pyranopterin monophosphate synthase MoaC, whose translation is MEQLTHVDENGVKIVDISKKNDVYRECTAKGLIKLKDSTIKAIVKNEIAKGDVLTTAQVAGTMAVKNTSNMIPMCHPVPITSVKVRFDVNEEENTVEATCNVKSTYKTGIEMEALTGVSVALLTVWDMVKAVEKDENGQYPDTNIFNIRVVEKIKRDVE